From a single Methylosinus sp. H3A genomic region:
- the arsA gene encoding arsenical pump-driving ATPase — MKFLEQPPRFLFFTGKGGVGKTSIACATAIALAEAGRRVLLVSTDPASNVAQVFGTIIGNRMTDIPGAPGLSALEIDPQAAARAYRDRIVGPVRGQLPDAVVKGIEEQLSGACTTEIAAFDEFTALLVDSALTAPYDHIVFDTAPTGHTIRLLQLPGAWSGFLESGKGDASCLGPLAGLDKQRAQYGRAVEALADAARTRLVLVARAQRSTLNEVARTHKELAAIGIAQQYLVINGFLPEEEAKQDALAAAIFEREQAALRALPAELAALPCDRVALRPFNLVGLDALRQLLVETPSPASASEDEPIALDAPSLSELVDAIAAEGHGLVMLMGKGGVGKTTLAAAVAVELTRRGLPVHLTTSDPAAHLSETLHGSLEHLKVSRIDPHAETERYRREILAAKGAKLDAAGRALLEEDLRSPCTEEIAVFQAFSRVIREAGESFVVMDTAPTGHTLLLLDATGAYHREVARQLDAKGAHYTTPMMQLQDPKQTKVLLATLAETTPVLEAASLQADLRRAGIEPWAWIINNSVAAAHPHSPLLRQRARNEIREIDAVAATHARRYAIVPLLKEEPVGVPRLLELAGHIVAAA; from the coding sequence ATGAAATTCCTCGAGCAGCCGCCGCGTTTCCTGTTCTTCACCGGCAAGGGCGGCGTCGGCAAGACGTCGATCGCCTGCGCGACGGCGATCGCGCTCGCCGAGGCCGGACGGCGGGTGCTGCTGGTCAGCACCGATCCGGCGTCCAATGTGGCGCAAGTGTTTGGAACGATCATCGGCAATCGGATGACCGACATTCCCGGCGCGCCGGGCCTGTCGGCGCTGGAGATCGACCCGCAGGCCGCAGCGCGGGCCTATCGCGATCGCATCGTCGGCCCGGTGCGCGGCCAGCTTCCGGACGCGGTAGTGAAAGGGATCGAGGAACAATTATCGGGCGCCTGCACGACGGAGATCGCCGCCTTCGATGAATTCACCGCGCTATTGGTCGATTCCGCGCTGACCGCGCCTTACGACCACATCGTCTTCGACACGGCGCCGACGGGACATACGATCCGCCTGCTGCAATTGCCCGGCGCCTGGAGCGGCTTTCTCGAATCCGGCAAGGGCGACGCCTCCTGCCTCGGGCCGCTGGCGGGGCTGGACAAGCAGCGCGCGCAATATGGCCGCGCCGTCGAGGCGCTGGCCGACGCCGCGCGCACGCGCCTCGTGCTCGTCGCCCGCGCGCAGCGCTCCACGCTGAACGAAGTCGCCCGCACGCATAAGGAGCTGGCGGCGATCGGCATCGCGCAGCAATATCTCGTCATCAACGGCTTTCTGCCGGAAGAGGAGGCGAAGCAGGATGCGCTCGCCGCCGCCATCTTTGAACGCGAGCAGGCGGCGTTGCGCGCGCTTCCCGCCGAGCTCGCCGCCCTCCCCTGCGACCGCGTCGCGCTGAGGCCGTTCAATCTGGTCGGCCTCGACGCTTTGCGGCAATTGCTCGTCGAAACGCCGTCGCCGGCGAGCGCGAGCGAGGACGAGCCGATCGCGCTCGACGCGCCGAGCCTGTCGGAGCTGGTCGACGCCATCGCAGCGGAGGGTCACGGCCTGGTGATGCTGATGGGCAAGGGCGGCGTCGGCAAGACGACTCTGGCGGCCGCCGTCGCCGTGGAGCTCACGCGCCGCGGCCTGCCCGTTCATCTCACCACTTCCGATCCGGCCGCGCATCTTTCGGAAACGCTCCACGGATCATTGGAGCATCTGAAAGTGAGCCGCATCGATCCGCACGCCGAAACGGAGCGCTATCGTCGCGAGATATTGGCCGCCAAGGGCGCCAAGCTGGACGCCGCGGGCCGCGCGCTGCTGGAAGAAGATTTGCGCTCGCCCTGCACCGAGGAAATCGCCGTGTTTCAGGCCTTCTCGCGCGTCATCCGCGAGGCGGGCGAAAGCTTCGTGGTGATGGATACGGCGCCGACCGGCCACACTCTGCTGCTGCTGGACGCAACGGGCGCCTATCATCGCGAGGTGGCGCGCCAATTGGACGCCAAAGGCGCGCATTACACGACCCCGATGATGCAATTGCAGGATCCGAAACAGACCAAGGTTCTGCTGGCGACGCTCGCCGAGACGACGCCCGTGCTCGAAGCCGCGAGCCTGCAAGCCGATCTGCGGCGCGCCGGAATCGAGCCTTGGGCGTGGATCATCAACAATAGCGTGGCCGCCGCGCATCCGCATTCGCCGCTGCTGCGTCAGCGCGCGCGCAATGAAATACGCGAGATCGACGCCGTCGCCGCCACACATGCGCGGCGCTATGCGATCGTCCCGCTGCTGAAGGAAGAGCCGGTCGGCGTTCCCCGCCTTCTGGAATTGGCGGGCCACATCGTCGCCGCAGCCTGA
- a CDS encoding helix-turn-helix domain-containing protein codes for MAEERLAAEEIVGIFEALAQTTRLEAYRLLLRYLPYGLPAGDIARLLAVPHNTLSTHIAHLERAGLVLGRREGRSVIYAANSSKLGHVLTTMLADLGASLDDVALPALAAPAFPQKRPKSAGERARNVLFLCSGNAARSILAEAILNREGGDRFCAYSAGSRPAERPDPIGVALLSSLGYDTRAFRSKSWKEFTKPDAPRMDFVITLCDDICEQPSGPWPRNTLLAHWGVADPALAKGDDVQKRAAFMEAYRRLGARLTAFVNLPFESLDRTALKSRLADIAAMEGATELAVNNAA; via the coding sequence GTGGCGGAAGAACGGCTCGCCGCGGAGGAGATCGTCGGCATTTTCGAGGCCTTGGCGCAGACGACGCGGCTCGAGGCCTATCGCCTGCTGCTGCGCTATCTTCCCTATGGGCTGCCGGCGGGCGACATCGCCCGCCTTCTGGCCGTGCCGCACAATACGCTCTCGACCCATATCGCCCATCTCGAGCGCGCAGGACTCGTCCTCGGACGACGCGAGGGGCGCTCGGTCATCTACGCCGCCAATTCCAGCAAATTGGGCCATGTGCTCACGACGATGCTGGCCGATCTCGGGGCGTCGCTCGACGATGTCGCGCTCCCCGCTCTCGCGGCGCCGGCCTTTCCGCAGAAGCGTCCGAAATCGGCGGGCGAGCGGGCGCGCAATGTGCTGTTTCTGTGCTCCGGCAACGCCGCGCGCTCCATTCTGGCCGAGGCGATCCTGAACCGCGAGGGCGGCGACCGCTTTTGCGCTTATTCGGCGGGCAGCCGCCCCGCCGAGCGGCCCGATCCGATCGGCGTCGCATTGCTGTCGTCGCTCGGCTATGACACGCGCGCGTTTCGCTCCAAGAGCTGGAAGGAATTCACCAAGCCAGATGCGCCGCGCATGGATTTCGTCATCACCCTCTGCGACGACATATGCGAGCAACCCTCTGGCCCCTGGCCACGCAACACGCTGCTGGCGCATTGGGGCGTCGCCGACCCGGCGCTGGCAAAGGGCGACGACGTCCAGAAGCGCGCCGCCTTCATGGAAGCCTATCGCCGCCTCGGCGCGCGGCTGACGGCCTTCGTCAATCTGCCCTTCGAGTCGCTGGACCGAACGGCTTTGAAGAGCCGCCTCGCCGATATTGCGGCGATGGAGGGGGCGACGGAGTTGGCGGTGAATAATGCTGCGTGA
- a CDS encoding biliverdin-producing heme oxygenase — protein MTSRVEESISPARAALRSATHAAHQRLHGHPALAALAAGTIAPTQYLQLLARLYGFHLPFERALTEASLRHGVDLRIGARAHLLARDLVDLGAMGEAIAILPMAEAPALRSPGEWLGALYVREGSTLGAMRLAAALDPLLGDGNPRGRRFLSGGDAEGWRQCCAALEAGAARGLLPEIVEGARASFHALERWLADQNFTPTLPITMRGAPGK, from the coding sequence ATGACGAGCCGAGTAGAGGAGAGCATTTCGCCGGCGCGCGCGGCTCTGCGCAGCGCGACCCATGCCGCACATCAGCGGCTGCATGGCCATCCGGCGCTGGCGGCGCTCGCCGCGGGAACGATCGCGCCAACGCAATATTTGCAACTGCTGGCGCGCCTCTACGGATTTCATCTGCCCTTCGAGCGCGCGCTGACCGAGGCCTCGCTGCGTCATGGCGTCGATCTGCGCATCGGCGCGCGCGCGCATCTCCTGGCGCGCGACCTCGTCGATCTCGGCGCGATGGGCGAAGCGATCGCCATTCTGCCGATGGCCGAGGCTCCGGCGTTGCGCAGTCCTGGTGAATGGCTCGGCGCGCTCTATGTGCGCGAAGGATCGACATTGGGCGCGATGCGTCTCGCCGCCGCGCTCGATCCCTTGCTCGGGGACGGAAATCCGCGCGGCCGACGCTTCCTTTCGGGCGGCGACGCGGAAGGCTGGCGCCAATGCTGCGCGGCGCTGGAGGCCGGCGCCGCGCGGGGCTTGCTGCCCGAGATCGTCGAGGGGGCGCGCGCGAGCTTTCACGCCTTAGAGCGCTGGCTCGCCGATCAGAATTTCACGCCGACCTTGCCGATCACCATGCGCGGCGCTCCGGGAAAATAG
- a CDS encoding FecR/PupR family sigma factor regulator, with the protein MEPDDPPSDLDPLLCEALSWVVRLHSGEATRADFNELQQWRATSAEHEEVFREASRLWRVCREAARQLAEEAAAETPAPDPPQAAARCDPLQNEFSRDDDLSIDSDASRNRLFSTKKH; encoded by the coding sequence ATGGAACCAGACGATCCGCCTTCCGATTTAGATCCGCTGCTGTGCGAGGCTCTTTCATGGGTCGTTCGCTTGCATTCGGGTGAAGCGACGCGCGCCGATTTCAACGAATTACAGCAATGGCGCGCAACGAGCGCCGAACATGAGGAAGTCTTCCGCGAAGCCTCGAGGCTCTGGCGTGTCTGCCGTGAGGCGGCGCGCCAGTTGGCCGAGGAAGCCGCGGCGGAAACGCCCGCCCCGGATCCGCCTCAAGCGGCCGCTCGATGCGATCCGCTCCAAAACGAATTCTCGAGAGATGACGATTTATCGATAGATAGCGACGCGTCGAGAAATCGACTATTTTCGACGAAGAAACACTGA
- a CDS encoding cyclase family protein, which translates to MALRIVGGFLFVLCSAVSHSAFGQSLDLSKSTIVDLTHPFDAKTIYWPTSPSGFELKSLHNGLTERGYFYAANSFCSPEHGGTHLDAPLHFARGHWTSAEIPVDRFVGPAFVIDVSAKAAADHDYTLKPEDIAEWEAAHGRIPEGAIVLLRTGWSARWSDRKAYLGDDTPGDASHLHFPGYGAQAAALLVVDRHAKLIGVDTASVDNGPSQDFLVHRIVAGADAAGLENLDNLDKLPATGAIVFALPMKIAGGTGGPARIVAVVAK; encoded by the coding sequence ATGGCGCTGCGGATCGTCGGCGGCTTCCTTTTCGTCCTCTGCTCCGCGGTCTCGCATTCGGCCTTCGGGCAGAGCCTCGATCTTTCCAAATCGACCATCGTCGATCTCACTCATCCGTTCGACGCCAAGACGATCTATTGGCCGACCTCTCCGTCCGGCTTCGAGCTCAAATCCCTGCACAATGGGCTGACCGAGCGCGGCTATTTCTACGCCGCCAACAGCTTCTGCTCGCCCGAGCACGGCGGCACGCATCTCGACGCGCCGCTGCATTTCGCTCGAGGCCATTGGACGAGCGCCGAAATTCCGGTCGATCGCTTCGTCGGGCCGGCGTTCGTCATCGATGTGAGCGCCAAAGCGGCCGCCGACCACGATTATACGCTGAAGCCCGAAGACATCGCCGAATGGGAGGCCGCGCATGGGCGCATTCCCGAGGGCGCGATCGTGCTGCTGCGCACCGGCTGGAGCGCGCGCTGGAGCGACCGCAAGGCCTATCTCGGCGACGACACGCCCGGCGACGCCTCGCATCTGCATTTCCCCGGCTATGGCGCGCAGGCGGCGGCGCTGCTGGTCGTCGATCGCCACGCCAAGCTGATCGGCGTCGACACGGCCAGTGTGGACAATGGCCCGTCGCAAGATTTCCTGGTGCATCGCATCGTCGCCGGAGCCGACGCCGCCGGTCTCGAAAATCTCGACAATCTCGACAAGCTGCCGGCGACAGGCGCGATCGTCTTCGCTCTGCCGATGAAAATCGCCGGGGGCACCGGCGGCCCGGCGCGCATCGTCGCGGTCGTCGCGAAATAA
- the arsC gene encoding arsenate reductase (glutaredoxin) (This arsenate reductase requires both glutathione and glutaredoxin to convert arsenate to arsenite, after which the efflux transporter formed by ArsA and ArsB can extrude the arsenite from the cell, providing resistance.), which translates to MSASDVIIYHNPDCGTSRNTLGLIRNAGIEPHVIEYLKTPPTRALLEQLIARMGISTRALLREKGTPFHELGLGDPTLSDERLLDAMMAHPILINRPIVVTSMGVKLCRPSEAVLDILPLPQRGAFYKEDGELIVDSAGRRVATA; encoded by the coding sequence ATGAGCGCGTCCGATGTGATCATCTATCACAATCCCGATTGCGGAACCTCGCGCAACACGCTCGGCCTCATCCGCAACGCCGGCATAGAGCCGCATGTGATCGAATATTTGAAGACGCCGCCGACGCGCGCGCTGCTCGAGCAGCTCATCGCGCGAATGGGGATTTCGACGCGGGCGCTGCTGCGGGAAAAGGGCACGCCTTTTCACGAGCTCGGCCTCGGCGATCCGACGCTGAGTGACGAGCGATTGCTCGACGCGATGATGGCGCATCCGATCCTCATCAATCGGCCGATCGTCGTCACATCGATGGGCGTGAAGCTGTGCCGTCCGTCGGAGGCGGTGCTGGACATTCTGCCGCTGCCGCAACGCGGCGCGTTTTACAAGGAGGACGGCGAGCTCATCGTCGATTCTGCCGGCCGGCGCGTGGCGACGGCATAA
- the arsB gene encoding ACR3 family arsenite efflux transporter, whose translation MGVFERYLTLWVALCIIVGIALGQAAPVVFHTIGEATVAQVNLPVAALVWLMIIPMLLKIDLAALAQVREHWRGIAVTVGVNWLVKPFSMALLGWLFIAHLFRPYLPADQIDAYIAGLILLAAAPCTAMVFVWSNLVDGEPHFTLSQVALNDTIMIVAFAPLVALLLGLSSITVPWGTLLLSVGLYIVAPVIASQLWRRALLAKGGAAALAATLRVLGPLSLGALLLTLVILFGLQGEEIMRQPLVIALLATPILIQVYFNAGLAYLLNRRLGVEWCVAGPSALIGASNFFELAVATAIALFGFQSGAALATVVGVLVEVPVMLSVVHIVRRSRGWYEGAGAPIGKIG comes from the coding sequence ATGGGCGTTTTCGAGCGCTATCTGACCCTATGGGTCGCGCTCTGCATCATCGTCGGCATCGCGCTCGGCCAGGCGGCGCCCGTCGTTTTTCACACCATCGGAGAAGCGACGGTCGCGCAAGTGAATCTCCCGGTCGCGGCGCTGGTGTGGCTGATGATCATCCCCATGCTGCTGAAGATCGACCTCGCCGCACTGGCGCAAGTGCGCGAGCATTGGCGCGGCATCGCGGTCACGGTCGGCGTCAATTGGCTGGTCAAGCCCTTCTCTATGGCGCTGCTCGGCTGGCTGTTCATCGCGCATCTGTTCCGGCCCTATCTGCCGGCCGATCAGATCGACGCCTATATCGCCGGCCTCATTCTGCTGGCGGCGGCGCCCTGCACGGCCATGGTCTTCGTCTGGTCCAATCTCGTCGACGGCGAGCCGCATTTCACTCTGTCGCAAGTCGCGCTCAACGACACGATCATGATCGTCGCCTTCGCGCCGCTGGTCGCTCTGCTGCTCGGCCTGTCGTCCATCACTGTGCCCTGGGGCACGCTGCTTCTGTCGGTCGGCCTCTATATCGTCGCGCCGGTGATCGCATCGCAGCTCTGGCGCCGTGCATTGCTGGCGAAGGGCGGCGCCGCGGCGCTGGCCGCGACTCTGCGTGTGCTCGGCCCTCTCTCGCTCGGCGCTCTGCTGCTCACTCTCGTCATTCTGTTCGGCCTGCAGGGCGAGGAGATCATGCGTCAGCCGCTGGTCATCGCGCTCCTCGCCACGCCGATCCTGATCCAGGTCTATTTCAACGCCGGCCTCGCCTATCTCCTCAATCGCCGCCTCGGCGTCGAATGGTGCGTCGCCGGACCTTCGGCGCTGATCGGCGCCAGCAATTTCTTCGAGCTGGCCGTCGCGACGGCCATAGCCCTCTTCGGCTTCCAATCGGGCGCGGCGCTCGCGACCGTCGTCGGCGTGCTGGTGGAGGTGCCGGTCATGCTCTCTGTCGTCCATATCGTGCGCCGCTCGCGCGGATGGTACGAAGGCGCCGGCGCCCCGATCGGGAAAATCGGCTGA
- a CDS encoding helix-turn-helix transcriptional regulator, producing the protein MEKTSAITALVALAHESRLDIFRLLMQAGPEGLPAGKISERLGLPSTTLSFHLNQLKHADLVTYRRDGRSLIYSAAYPVMNALLAYLTENCCKGDAAGCCVTDAETTCQTERVP; encoded by the coding sequence ATGGAAAAGACATCCGCCATAACCGCCCTCGTCGCCCTCGCCCACGAGTCGCGCCTCGATATTTTCCGACTGCTGATGCAGGCCGGCCCTGAAGGGCTTCCCGCGGGAAAAATCAGCGAGCGGCTCGGGCTTCCTTCGACCACTCTGTCGTTCCACCTCAATCAGCTCAAGCACGCCGATCTCGTGACCTACCGCCGCGACGGCCGCTCCTTGATCTATTCGGCCGCCTATCCCGTCATGAATGCGCTGCTCGCCTATCTGACGGAGAATTGCTGCAAGGGCGACGCCGCCGGTTGCTGCGTCACTGACGCGGAGACGACCTGCCAGACCGAGAGGGTTCCATGA
- the arsD gene encoding arsenite efflux transporter metallochaperone ArsD, which yields MTAIEIYDPALCCSTGVCGTEVDQALVSFAADVDWAKQNGARIERFNLAQQPLAFAENAIVKAFLERSGQEALPLALVAGEVALAGRYPSRSELARWAGLVETATEPKQSGCCGGGSC from the coding sequence ATGACGGCAATCGAAATCTATGACCCGGCGCTCTGCTGCAGCACGGGCGTGTGCGGAACCGAGGTCGATCAGGCGCTGGTGAGCTTTGCCGCCGATGTCGATTGGGCCAAGCAGAACGGCGCCCGCATCGAGCGATTCAATCTGGCCCAGCAACCGCTCGCCTTCGCCGAGAATGCGATTGTGAAAGCCTTTCTCGAGCGCTCTGGACAAGAGGCGCTGCCTCTGGCGCTCGTTGCGGGCGAGGTCGCTCTCGCCGGGCGCTATCCGAGCCGTAGCGAGTTGGCGCGCTGGGCCGGCCTCGTCGAGACCGCGACGGAGCCGAAGCAGAGCGGATGCTGCGGCGGCGGCAGTTGCTGA
- a CDS encoding amidase, which translates to MVDHSSALTIRLDVRSPTQAVGDAPLTGKGFVVKENIDVEGHVSTNGQPTWAATHAPAGMNAPVVDRLLAAGARLAGKAHMDEMAYSLLGANARYGTPVNPAAPDRHPGGSSSGSAVAVAAGLADFALGTDTAGSCRAPAAFCGIFGFRSSHGAISVNGVVPLAESLDVLGWFARDVDLLARVGDVLLPRDLSGDALDEAAILPEAFAQCDEETRAAMEPARAAVAQNFACREAALGEAFWTESLRHFRNLQAYEAWRAHGAWIAAAKPNFGPGVAGRFDYAATVTPAAKAEADAFRSAARARVAAMFGPKTLLVVPTTPFVSPLLTEGEEELDRKRYLMFRTFLFASFFGLPQISVPLSRPAGAPPLGISLIGPRWSDRRLIAAARGLAERL; encoded by the coding sequence ATGGTCGATCATTCGTCCGCATTGACCATTCGTCTCGACGTCCGGTCGCCGACGCAGGCCGTCGGCGATGCGCCGCTTACCGGCAAGGGCTTCGTCGTCAAAGAGAATATCGATGTGGAGGGCCATGTCTCCACGAATGGACAGCCGACATGGGCGGCGACCCATGCGCCGGCCGGCATGAATGCGCCAGTCGTCGACCGGCTGCTCGCCGCGGGCGCGCGGCTCGCCGGCAAGGCGCATATGGACGAGATGGCCTATAGCCTGCTCGGCGCCAACGCCCGCTACGGGACGCCGGTCAATCCCGCCGCGCCGGATCGGCATCCCGGCGGCTCCTCGTCGGGCTCGGCGGTCGCGGTCGCCGCCGGCCTCGCCGATTTCGCTCTGGGCACGGATACGGCGGGCTCCTGCCGCGCGCCGGCCGCCTTTTGTGGAATCTTCGGCTTCCGCTCATCGCATGGCGCGATCTCGGTGAATGGCGTCGTTCCGCTCGCCGAATCGCTCGATGTGCTCGGTTGGTTCGCACGCGACGTCGATCTTTTGGCGCGCGTCGGGGACGTGCTGTTGCCGCGCGATCTCTCCGGCGACGCGCTCGACGAGGCCGCGATCCTTCCCGAAGCCTTCGCGCAATGCGACGAGGAGACGCGCGCCGCGATGGAGCCGGCGCGCGCCGCCGTCGCGCAGAATTTCGCCTGCCGCGAGGCTGCGCTCGGCGAGGCGTTCTGGACCGAGTCGCTGCGTCATTTCCGCAATCTCCAAGCCTATGAGGCCTGGCGCGCGCATGGCGCGTGGATCGCGGCGGCCAAGCCGAATTTCGGGCCCGGCGTCGCGGGACGTTTCGATTATGCGGCGACGGTCACTCCTGCGGCGAAGGCCGAGGCCGACGCCTTTCGCAGCGCGGCGCGCGCGCGCGTTGCGGCCATGTTCGGTCCCAAAACGCTGCTCGTCGTTCCGACGACGCCTTTCGTCTCGCCGCTGCTGACGGAAGGCGAGGAGGAGCTCGATCGCAAGCGTTATCTGATGTTCCGCACTTTCCTCTTTGCGAGCTTCTTCGGCCTGCCGCAGATCAGCGTCCCGCTGTCGCGGCCCGCGGGCGCGCCGCCGCTCGGAATTTCGTTGATCGGCCCGCGCTGGTCCGACCGGCGGCTGATCGCCGCGGCGCGGGGGCTCGCGGAACGGCTGTAG
- a CDS encoding ArsI/CadI family heavy metal resistance metalloenzyme, with amino-acid sequence MKRLHLHVSVDDLPRSIHFYSALFGVAPTVAKPDYAKWMLDDPRVNFAISARGASPGLEHLGIQVETTDELQDVYGRLKQAGGLVYEEGATTCCYARSEKSWIADPQGLMWETFLTTGESPVYGGDPALDALKSEANACCAPTTPQGECCPPKPELPAKAPCCGAKEPA; translated from the coding sequence ATGAAGCGCCTGCATCTGCATGTGTCCGTCGACGACCTGCCGCGATCCATCCACTTCTACAGCGCGCTGTTCGGCGTCGCGCCGACGGTCGCAAAGCCCGATTACGCCAAATGGATGCTCGACGATCCGCGCGTGAATTTCGCCATCTCGGCGCGGGGCGCGAGCCCCGGATTGGAGCATCTCGGCATTCAGGTCGAAACCACGGATGAGCTGCAAGACGTCTATGGACGCCTGAAGCAGGCCGGCGGCCTCGTCTATGAAGAGGGCGCGACCACCTGCTGCTATGCGCGGTCGGAAAAATCCTGGATCGCCGATCCGCAAGGGCTGATGTGGGAGACCTTTCTCACGACGGGCGAGAGCCCGGTCTATGGAGGCGATCCGGCGCTGGACGCGCTGAAGAGCGAGGCGAATGCCTGCTGCGCGCCGACGACGCCGCAGGGCGAATGCTGTCCGCCGAAGCCGGAGCTTCCCGCAAAGGCGCCGTGCTGCGGCGCGAAGGAGCCCGCATGA
- a CDS encoding aquaporin, producing the protein MKKYVAEAIGTGALVLLGCGSVTLGDLGGVLSSTQGVGPLAVLPIAFAFGLTVTAFAYGIGPISGCHINPAVSIGAWSAGRLSTLNLIGYVIAQSIGAIVGAAVLYAILKGRAGGYDVAVAGLGQNGWSDITTTSAFLAEFVGTFLFLVVILGATSANGGTSAAGIAIGLALVVIHIALIRVTGTSVNPARSLGPAVFVGGKALEQLWLFIAAPLLGGLTAGLLFRWRSLEP; encoded by the coding sequence GTGAAAAAATATGTCGCCGAAGCGATCGGCACGGGCGCATTGGTTTTGCTGGGATGCGGCTCGGTCACGCTCGGCGACCTGGGCGGCGTTCTGAGCTCCACGCAAGGCGTCGGGCCGCTCGCCGTTCTGCCCATCGCCTTCGCCTTTGGTCTGACGGTCACGGCCTTCGCCTATGGCATCGGGCCGATCTCGGGCTGCCACATCAATCCGGCCGTCTCGATCGGCGCCTGGTCCGCCGGCCGCCTCTCGACCCTCAATCTCATCGGCTATGTCATCGCGCAGAGCATCGGCGCGATCGTCGGCGCCGCTGTTCTCTATGCGATCCTGAAAGGCCGCGCGGGCGGCTATGACGTCGCCGTCGCCGGGCTCGGTCAGAACGGCTGGAGCGATATCACGACGACCTCCGCCTTTCTCGCCGAATTCGTCGGCACATTCCTGTTTCTCGTCGTCATCCTCGGCGCGACCTCGGCGAATGGCGGAACCTCGGCGGCGGGAATCGCCATCGGCCTGGCGCTGGTGGTGATCCATATCGCGCTCATCCGCGTGACCGGCACCTCGGTCAATCCGGCGCGCTCGCTCGGACCGGCCGTGTTCGTCGGCGGCAAAGCGCTCGAGCAACTCTGGCTGTTCATCGCGGCGCCACTGCTCGGCGGCCTGACGGCGGGACTGCTGTTCCGCTGGAGAAGCCTCGAGCCCTGA
- a CDS encoding phosphotransferase enzyme family protein — protein MIDPAFLSAFPFEHPEPPVSLYDYAPVFRVRDRHGDWVVKRTGLVHSGGSAIGQWLTALRSLGVNVVAPALHFSPNPRRLDDGKEWVVYPFVSGTAYHARDSEIRAAGELLGQMHAADLPETRMLATYDAPVVRSAEWVERHLATAEEPLRLHGMNPATIRAVAVSRTARAAPIAGLPLAGCSFDFKASNLVFGPEPVLVDPDHAARMPRVFDLAVALLLFHCDLPTAPGRLWTAAEWRGFLQGYRLHVAFTDLEVSSWEEVLNLARLDQAIWLLGNWPEGWRDPKEGAYLANLATIDLACFSLVA, from the coding sequence ATGATCGATCCAGCATTTCTGTCTGCGTTCCCTTTCGAGCATCCAGAGCCGCCCGTTTCATTGTACGACTATGCACCGGTCTTCCGAGTGCGAGACAGACACGGCGATTGGGTAGTGAAGCGCACTGGGCTTGTCCATTCAGGCGGGTCAGCCATCGGTCAATGGTTGACAGCGCTGCGGAGTCTGGGTGTCAACGTCGTCGCCCCGGCTTTGCACTTCTCACCGAACCCCCGCCGACTAGATGATGGCAAGGAATGGGTGGTCTATCCGTTCGTGTCCGGAACCGCCTATCACGCCCGGGACAGCGAGATTCGTGCAGCCGGGGAATTACTCGGGCAGATGCACGCGGCCGATCTGCCTGAGACGCGTATGCTTGCTACCTACGATGCGCCGGTGGTTCGATCCGCAGAGTGGGTCGAACGCCATCTCGCCACCGCCGAGGAGCCGCTTCGCCTCCATGGTATGAATCCCGCCACTATTAGGGCAGTCGCGGTCAGCCGCACAGCGCGAGCGGCACCGATTGCGGGTCTGCCGCTCGCCGGGTGCAGCTTCGACTTCAAAGCTTCGAACTTGGTCTTCGGGCCAGAGCCAGTTTTGGTCGATCCGGACCATGCCGCCAGAATGCCTCGCGTGTTCGATCTTGCCGTGGCCCTGCTGCTCTTCCACTGCGATCTACCGACTGCTCCGGGACGGCTATGGACGGCCGCTGAGTGGCGCGGCTTCCTTCAAGGCTATCGGCTGCATGTGGCCTTCACGGACCTTGAAGTGTCCAGTTGGGAGGAAGTCCTCAATCTGGCGCGGCTCGATCAGGCGATCTGGCTGCTTGGCAATTGGCCGGAAGGATGGAGAGATCCGAAGGAAGGGGCCTACCTTGCCAACCTGGCAACCATTGATCTCGCGTGCTTCTCGCTGGTGGCCTGA